GGTGTTGCCTTGATAGGCTTGATAGATCGTTGACTGATCGCTCATATCTCGCTGACCTCCGCTTTCCTTCGGAAAGCATTAGCTGGTTTGTAGAACCTCCCGCGACACGGCTGTACCGATTGGCGGATGCGACTGTGGCTGGGGAAGGGCCTGGAGTTGCGGCAGCCATTGTGCCACTGTTCAAAGTCTTGGTCTTATAAAAGACAAGATGTTTACACCCCGGGGAGTCGCTTACATTGCGGGAACTCCATAAACAAGGATTCGCATGCCGCTTTTGCCGCTTCACAAACGTGCATTCATTCTTCTTTTGATAGCAGTAACCGCCGGATTCGGCTTGGTTCTTGAAGAATATGCCGTTGCCATCTTCTGGGGCGTGGTGTTTGCCATCGTCTTTGCCCCCCTGCACCGCAAGCTGCTGATGCGCATGCCCAACAGGCCGACCCTGGCTGCACTGGCAACCTTGCTAATTAGTCTGGTAATGGTCATTTTGCCGCTGTCTCTGATAGGACTGTCGCTCATCAAGGAGACCTCAGCCATCTATGACCAGGTCAGCAGCGGCAACCTCTCGGCCGGCAGCTATGTGGAGCAGGTCTTCAATGCACTTCCCTCCTGGCTGACGCCATGGATGGAAAAGCTGCACCTGGGCACTCTGGACGAAATCCAGACCAAGCTCTCCAACATCGCGCTGCAGGCCAGCAAGCTCGCGGCCACCAAGGCCGTGGGACTGGGACAGAACACCCTGGGCTTTGTCGTGGGATTCGGCGTCATGCTCTATCTCATCTTCTTTCTGCTGCGCGACGGCAAGGAACTGATCGCACGCATCTGGGCTGCCACGCCGCTCGCCCCCGAGCACAAGCGCGAGCTGGCCACCAAGTTCATCACCGTCATCCGGGCCACGGTCAAGGGCAATCTGGCCGTCGCTGCGGCTCAGGGTGCGCTGGGGGGCCTGATTTTCTGGATTCTGGGTATTCAGGGCGCTGTGCTCTGGGCCGTGGTGATGGCTTTTCTGTCCTTGCTGCCCGCAGTGGGGGCTGGCCTGGTCTGGGGGCCGGTTGCGATCTACTTCCTGGCCACAGGCGCCCTCACCAAGGGCTTGATCCTGGCGGCCTATGGCGTGCTGGTCATCGGCCTGGTGGATAACGTGCTGCGCCCCCTGCTGGTCGGCAAGGACACCAAGATGCCTGACTATGTAGTGCTGATCTCCACCCTGGGGGGCATGGCCTTGTTCGGTCTTTCGGGCTTTGTGCTCGGCCCGGCCATTGCCGCCCTGTTCATGGCGGCATGGGAGTTGTTTACCACCATGCAAGAACAGGAGGAGAAGCTGCTGAATCGGGAAATCGCGCAAAAACGCACAACGACCGATCCGCAGCAGCCTGCAGAAGGCCTCGCCCCCACCGTCGCGCCCCCTCCTGCCGAAACACGGAAAAGCGACACAGATTAGGAATTTTCTGCTCAATTCGGCCTGCTGACCGATGGCTTTTCAAACTGAAAGTTGATAGGTTGAGAGGCGTAGGTTGAAAGCTATCGCTGCGATTAAGAAAAACAAAAGCGAAACATAAAACTCAAAGTCGCTCAACGTTACTCAAGAATTAAGGGTTTGTAACTGCTATCAAAAATGAGGGGGGTCGTAAAATTTGCTTTCACATAAGCGTTCATACGAAAAGGTACC
This window of the Comamonas testosteroni genome carries:
- a CDS encoding AI-2E family transporter produces the protein MPLLPLHKRAFILLLIAVTAGFGLVLEEYAVAIFWGVVFAIVFAPLHRKLLMRMPNRPTLAALATLLISLVMVILPLSLIGLSLIKETSAIYDQVSSGNLSAGSYVEQVFNALPSWLTPWMEKLHLGTLDEIQTKLSNIALQASKLAATKAVGLGQNTLGFVVGFGVMLYLIFFLLRDGKELIARIWAATPLAPEHKRELATKFITVIRATVKGNLAVAAAQGALGGLIFWILGIQGAVLWAVVMAFLSLLPAVGAGLVWGPVAIYFLATGALTKGLILAAYGVLVIGLVDNVLRPLLVGKDTKMPDYVVLISTLGGMALFGLSGFVLGPAIAALFMAAWELFTTMQEQEEKLLNREIAQKRTTTDPQQPAEGLAPTVAPPPAETRKSDTD